A window of the Cystobacter ferrugineus genome harbors these coding sequences:
- a CDS encoding SIR2 family NAD-dependent protein deacylase, translating to MNQELRRAAEVLRSARALLIGAGAGMGVDSGLPDFRGTEGFWRAYPPYAKLGLDFASMANPHWFEQDPAFAWGFYGHRLHLYRDTLPHAGFTLLRAWAERMPQGAFVFTSNVDGQFQTAGFPEERVLEVHGSIHFTQCLRGCPGVEPAASLSVDVEPESFRARGRLPTCARCGALLRPNILMFGDGEWDDSRTREQEARLGRWLGGVEPGSLVVIECGAGTAVPSVRRFCERTAARWGTLIRVNVREPQVPEGGIGLPLRALEALRALDEELARG from the coding sequence ATGAACCAGGAACTGCGCCGTGCCGCCGAGGTGCTCCGCTCCGCGCGCGCCCTGCTCATCGGGGCGGGGGCGGGGATGGGCGTGGACTCGGGCCTGCCCGACTTCCGGGGCACCGAGGGCTTCTGGCGGGCCTACCCCCCGTACGCGAAGCTCGGACTCGACTTCGCCTCCATGGCCAACCCGCACTGGTTCGAGCAGGATCCCGCGTTCGCCTGGGGCTTCTATGGCCACCGGCTCCACCTGTACCGCGACACGCTGCCCCACGCGGGCTTCACGCTGCTGCGCGCCTGGGCCGAGCGCATGCCCCAGGGCGCCTTCGTCTTCACCTCCAATGTCGATGGCCAGTTCCAGACGGCGGGCTTCCCCGAGGAGCGCGTCCTCGAGGTGCACGGCTCCATCCACTTCACCCAGTGTCTGAGGGGCTGCCCCGGGGTGGAGCCGGCCGCGTCCCTCTCCGTCGACGTGGAGCCGGAGTCCTTCCGGGCCCGGGGCCGCCTGCCCACCTGTGCCCGCTGCGGGGCGCTCCTGCGGCCCAACATCCTCATGTTCGGGGATGGGGAGTGGGACGACTCGCGCACCCGGGAGCAGGAGGCGCGGCTGGGCCGGTGGTTGGGCGGGGTGGAGCCCGGCTCGCTCGTGGTCATCGAGTGCGGCGCGGGCACGGCGGTTCCCTCGGTGCGGCGCTTCTGCGAGCGCACGGCGGCCCGGTGGGGGACGCTCATTCGCGTCAACGTGCGCGAGCCCCAGGTGCCCGAGGGCGGCATCGGCCTGCCCCTGCGGGCGTTGGAGGCCCTGCGCGCCCTCGACGAGGAGCTCGCGCGGGGGTGA
- a CDS encoding NAD-dependent succinate-semialdehyde dehydrogenase, which translates to MPFATIDPRTGQTLRTFAPHTWQEVEERLGRAEQTLRALRGTSFAERAGWMRRVAALLEQEAEQHGRTMTLEMGKPLEAARAEALKCAATCRYYAEHAERFLTDEPVDTAPDTSFVRYQPLGAVLAIMPWNFPYWQVVRFAAPALMAGNVGLLKHAPSVPGCALALEELFARGGFPPGAFQALFVEVAEVRRLIEDPRIKAVTLTGSEGAGRDVGARAGGQLKKVVLELGGSDPFVVLPSADLDAAVETAVKARLINNGQSCIAAKRFIAPASIYPEFERRFVERMRRVVVGEPLEAGTEVGPLALEHIRDGLHAQVEKSVAAGATLLLGGQKPPGPGFWYPPTVLANPPPGCPAHREELFGPVAVLFRAKDTEDALRIANDTPYGLGATVWTRDEAEQRRFIDGLEAGTVSVNGSVASDPRLPFGGVKNSGHGRELARHGLLEFLNIKTVRVSPSRAPASTQANE; encoded by the coding sequence ATACCTGGCAGGAGGTGGAGGAGCGGCTGGGGCGGGCCGAGCAGACCTTGCGCGCCCTGCGTGGCACCTCGTTCGCCGAGCGCGCCGGGTGGATGCGGCGGGTGGCCGCGCTGCTGGAGCAGGAGGCGGAGCAGCACGGGCGGACGATGACGCTGGAGATGGGCAAGCCCCTGGAGGCCGCGCGCGCCGAGGCGCTCAAGTGCGCCGCCACCTGCCGCTACTACGCGGAGCACGCCGAGCGGTTCCTCACGGACGAGCCCGTGGACACCGCACCCGACACGAGCTTCGTGCGCTACCAGCCACTCGGAGCGGTGCTGGCCATCATGCCGTGGAACTTCCCCTACTGGCAGGTGGTGCGCTTCGCGGCACCGGCGCTCATGGCGGGCAACGTGGGCCTGCTCAAGCACGCCCCGAGCGTGCCCGGATGCGCGCTCGCCCTGGAGGAGCTCTTCGCGCGCGGGGGCTTTCCGCCCGGGGCCTTCCAGGCGCTGTTCGTGGAAGTGGCCGAGGTGCGCCGGCTCATCGAGGATCCGCGCATCAAGGCGGTGACGCTCACCGGCAGCGAGGGCGCGGGGCGGGACGTGGGGGCGCGCGCGGGCGGGCAGCTCAAGAAGGTGGTGCTGGAGCTGGGCGGGAGCGATCCCTTCGTGGTGCTGCCCAGCGCGGACCTGGACGCGGCGGTGGAGACGGCGGTGAAGGCCCGGCTCATCAACAACGGGCAGTCATGCATCGCCGCCAAGCGCTTCATCGCCCCCGCCTCCATCTACCCCGAGTTCGAGCGCCGCTTCGTCGAGCGGATGCGGCGCGTGGTGGTGGGAGAGCCGCTGGAGGCCGGCACGGAGGTGGGGCCGCTCGCGCTCGAGCACATCCGCGACGGGCTGCACGCGCAGGTGGAGAAGAGCGTGGCCGCGGGTGCCACCCTGCTCCTGGGCGGCCAGAAGCCCCCCGGGCCCGGCTTCTGGTACCCGCCCACGGTGCTCGCGAACCCTCCCCCCGGCTGTCCCGCCCACCGCGAGGAGCTGTTCGGCCCGGTGGCGGTGCTCTTCCGGGCCAAGGACACCGAGGACGCGCTGCGCATCGCCAACGACACACCCTATGGACTGGGCGCCACGGTGTGGACGCGGGACGAGGCCGAGCAGCGGCGCTTCATCGACGGCCTGGAGGCGGGCACGGTGAGCGTCAACGGCTCGGTGGCGAGCGATCCGCGCCTGCCCTTCGGCGGGGTGAAGAACTCGGGCCATGGGCGGGAGCTCGCGCGCCACGGCCTGCTCGAGTTCCTCAACATCAAGACGGTGCGGGTGAGCCCATCCCGCGCGCCCGCCAGCACCCAGGCTAACGAGTAG
- a CDS encoding COX15/CtaA family protein — translation MSATKSSRAFRVFSWFSLVSTLGVVLWGAYVRATRSGAGCGDHWPVCNGQVVPREPSVQTLIEYTHRLTSGLVMVFALVLCVWALRAHAKGHPVRRAAVFSLVFMLTEAAVGAGLVLFEMVAHNESIGRAFWMAAHLLNTFLLVGAQALTAWWAGGRERVVLRRQGLTGWLLAGSLVGMLVLGVSGAIAALGDTLFPATSLAEGLSQDVSPTAHILLRLRVLHPVLAVLVGAGVVFTGAMVARLRPSPAVRRSAWLLGVLYGLQLFAGMVNVVLLAPVWLQLVHLLLADLVWIVLLRLGAAGLALGAPRADVKVRSVLSPT, via the coding sequence ATGAGCGCCACCAAGTCCTCCCGTGCCTTCCGAGTCTTCAGCTGGTTCTCCCTCGTGTCCACCCTGGGGGTGGTGCTGTGGGGCGCCTACGTGCGGGCCACGCGCTCGGGCGCGGGCTGCGGGGACCACTGGCCGGTGTGCAATGGCCAGGTGGTGCCGCGCGAGCCCAGCGTGCAGACCCTCATCGAGTACACGCACCGGCTGACCAGTGGGCTGGTGATGGTGTTCGCGCTGGTGCTGTGCGTGTGGGCCCTGCGCGCGCACGCCAAGGGGCACCCGGTGCGCCGGGCCGCGGTCTTCTCGCTCGTCTTCATGCTGACGGAGGCGGCGGTGGGCGCGGGGCTGGTGCTCTTCGAGATGGTGGCGCACAACGAGTCGATCGGCCGGGCCTTCTGGATGGCGGCGCACCTGCTCAACACCTTCCTGCTGGTGGGAGCGCAGGCGCTGACGGCCTGGTGGGCCGGGGGCCGGGAGCGGGTGGTGCTGCGGCGCCAGGGCCTCACGGGGTGGCTGCTAGCGGGCAGCCTCGTGGGGATGCTGGTGCTGGGGGTGAGCGGGGCCATCGCGGCGCTGGGGGACACGCTCTTTCCGGCCACGAGCCTCGCGGAGGGCCTGAGCCAGGACGTGTCCCCCACGGCGCATATCCTCTTGCGGCTGAGGGTGCTGCACCCGGTGCTCGCGGTGCTCGTGGGCGCGGGCGTGGTGTTCACCGGGGCGATGGTGGCGCGGCTGCGGCCCTCGCCCGCGGTGCGGCGCTCGGCGTGGCTGCTCGGGGTGCTCTACGGATTGCAGTTGTTCGCGGGGATGGTGAACGTGGTGCTGCTCGCGCCCGTGTGGCTGCAGCTCGTGCACCTGCTGCTCGCGGATCTGGTGTGGATCGTCCTGCTGCGGCTGGGCGCGGCGGGACTCGCGCTGGGCGCGCCCCGGGCGGACGTGAAGGTCCGCTCCGTGCTCTCTCCCACCTGA
- a CDS encoding cytochrome P450, giving the protein MTSPRVNILAPEFRANPHPSYAELRRSAPVTQVEPAGFWAISRYEDVTFVIKNPQLFSSQGFKAAWQPEWVGYNPLANSMLAADGAGHTRMRTLVSRAFNASAIQRLEPRIRQLAHRLAEGLAQKGEADFVSQFAMPLPAFVIGELLGLDSSLHSRFKGWSDDITSVTPVPLNPEHVQRTRTSIADLTRYLTEVIEARRRSPAEDLVTSLVRAEVEGQSLTDREIIDFLVLLLIGGLETTVHLLANSLLFLAEHPEDLARLRAQPDLVPKFIEEMLRYEAPVQALLRIATADVTLSGVRIPQGDVVLALIASANRDERHYTEPDRFDLHREQPSIAFGYGIHYCIGAQLARMEARRGLEALLSRFSGFQRTSTALTWGQAITVRGPNALPLRFIPA; this is encoded by the coding sequence ATGACCTCTCCCCGCGTGAACATCCTCGCGCCCGAGTTCCGGGCCAACCCCCACCCCAGCTATGCCGAGCTGCGTCGCAGCGCCCCCGTCACCCAGGTGGAGCCCGCCGGGTTCTGGGCCATCTCCCGGTATGAGGACGTGACCTTCGTCATCAAGAATCCCCAGCTCTTCTCCTCCCAGGGATTCAAGGCCGCGTGGCAACCGGAGTGGGTGGGCTACAACCCCCTGGCCAACTCGATGCTCGCCGCGGATGGGGCGGGACACACTCGGATGCGCACCCTGGTGAGCCGGGCCTTCAACGCCAGCGCCATCCAACGACTGGAGCCTCGCATCCGCCAGCTCGCCCACCGGCTCGCGGAGGGGCTGGCCCAGAAGGGCGAGGCGGACTTCGTCTCCCAGTTCGCCATGCCGCTGCCCGCCTTCGTCATCGGCGAGCTGCTCGGACTGGACTCCTCCCTCCACTCCCGCTTCAAGGGCTGGTCGGACGACATCACCAGCGTCACGCCCGTCCCCCTGAACCCCGAGCACGTCCAGCGCACGCGCACCTCCATCGCGGACCTCACCCGCTACCTCACCGAGGTCATCGAGGCCCGCCGCCGCTCGCCCGCCGAGGATCTGGTCACCTCCCTGGTCCGCGCCGAGGTGGAGGGACAATCCCTGACGGATCGGGAGATCATCGACTTCCTCGTGCTCCTGCTCATCGGAGGCCTCGAGACGACGGTCCACCTCCTGGCCAACTCCCTGCTCTTCCTGGCCGAGCACCCCGAGGACCTGGCGCGGCTGCGCGCCCAACCCGACCTGGTACCGAAGTTCATCGAGGAGATGCTGCGCTACGAGGCTCCCGTTCAGGCCCTCTTGCGCATCGCCACCGCCGACGTGACGCTCTCCGGGGTACGCATTCCCCAGGGCGACGTGGTGCTCGCCCTCATCGCCTCGGCCAACCGGGACGAGCGCCACTACACCGAGCCCGATCGGTTCGACCTCCACCGCGAACAGCCCAGCATCGCCTTCGGCTACGGCATCCACTACTGCATCGGCGCGCAACTGGCCCGGATGGAGGCGCGCCGCGGCCTGGAGGCACTGCTCTCCCGCTTCAGCGGCTTCCAGCGGACCTCCACGGCGCTCACCTGGGGTCAGGCCATCACCGTGCGGGGCCCCAACGCCCTGCCGCTCCGCTTCATCCCCGCCTGA
- a CDS encoding cupin domain-containing protein has protein sequence MAHQNRRATWIVALYGSALLGLLSSCGGIPEQESTDGAQTLTARMAAVGAPSMLVYASNTTVDQSTLVPLGAPESLGGRVLAGSPTLSARVDYNARGMSAGIFKATSGRIEITFPFTEHATILEGEVTMTDETGQSHTFKKGDSYFVRQGQVVLWDVRTPYVIKSFFNITESTQS, from the coding sequence ATGGCTCATCAGAATCGGCGTGCAACTTGGATTGTGGCTCTCTACGGTTCCGCCCTGCTGGGCCTTCTGAGCTCGTGCGGAGGCATCCCGGAGCAGGAGTCCACTGACGGAGCGCAGACCCTGACCGCGCGCATGGCGGCGGTGGGTGCGCCCTCGATGCTCGTCTACGCCTCGAACACCACCGTCGATCAGTCGACCCTCGTTCCCCTGGGTGCACCCGAGTCGCTGGGTGGCCGGGTCCTGGCGGGCTCACCGACCCTCTCCGCCCGCGTCGACTACAACGCGCGGGGCATGTCGGCGGGCATCTTCAAGGCCACCTCCGGCCGCATCGAGATCACCTTCCCCTTCACCGAGCACGCCACCATCCTCGAGGGCGAGGTCACCATGACCGATGAGACGGGCCAGTCCCACACCTTCAAGAAGGGGGACAGCTACTTCGTCCGCCAGGGGCAGGTCGTCCTCTGGGACGTCAGGACCCCGTACGTCATCAAGAGCTTCTTCAACATCACCGAGTCGACCCAGTCGTGA
- a CDS encoding immune inhibitor A domain-containing protein encodes MRKPPSWLAWSLVALAAPAAYAERAWYEKPQPDIAPPSTLLRKQAEDISDNLPHRLGEQQKELRAQALKERISGRGQGKVHRVGRGKFVELELERTDRVFVILVEYGTQVHPVLGNPATNPGGDAPGPVHNLIPAPDRAKDNTTIWQPDYDRAHYEKLYFDTTPGADSVANYYKAASSGRYTIEGAVSEWVRVPYNSARYGNNLCGSTNCSNSIWPLVSDAIKTWTQNQLDSGKTPEELKAYLDTFDVWDRYDFDGDGDFNEPDGYIDHFQLVHAGSGEETGGGAQGTNAVWSHRWFAYSTGLSADGPGPSYNPNGGTRFGTGIDKWVGDYTIQPENGGLGVFAHEYGHDLGLPDHYDGQADNGTGFWSIMSSGSYLNDGTQDIGSRPGDFFAWDKLQLGWLDHDEARAGKRSNHKLGPAEVTSRHAAQALLVNLPPKPRPQVTTPPFAGRYAWQGGAGNNLDRALVKTLKLPSRTPLTLSLQTWFDIEEDWDYGYIALAVDEGDFIHLPSGVSRTTNPNGNNLGNGITGQSNGWVPLTFDLSAYAGRKVTLKLRYKTDGAEFGKGFLVDDVRVTARNKTVFADGAEDGEDAWDEATFFLNDGAQTYRDHYYLAEYRQYRGYDEGLFTGPYNFGFSADGLPDYAERYAYNPGLLITYWDTSMSDNRVSAHPGEGRILPIDARPQPLIRDDGRYWSGRVQTHDATFGLEPSFPLSLKPSGQPRMDYPSQPAVPVFNDLNTFWYPEQPYAGVKVPPTGTLIEVLREKDDATVMRVRVRPVD; translated from the coding sequence ATGCGGAAGCCCCCCTCCTGGCTGGCCTGGAGTCTCGTCGCGCTCGCCGCCCCCGCCGCGTACGCGGAGCGAGCCTGGTATGAGAAACCCCAACCCGACATCGCCCCGCCGTCCACGTTGCTGCGCAAGCAGGCCGAGGACATCTCCGACAACCTGCCCCACCGTCTGGGCGAGCAACAGAAGGAGCTGCGGGCCCAGGCACTGAAGGAGCGCATCTCGGGTCGCGGCCAGGGCAAGGTACACCGCGTGGGCCGCGGCAAATTCGTGGAGCTGGAGCTGGAGCGCACGGATCGGGTGTTCGTCATCCTGGTGGAGTACGGCACGCAGGTGCACCCGGTGCTCGGCAACCCCGCCACCAACCCGGGCGGCGACGCGCCCGGACCGGTGCACAACCTGATTCCGGCGCCGGACCGGGCGAAGGACAACACCACCATCTGGCAGCCCGACTACGACCGCGCGCACTACGAGAAGCTCTACTTCGACACGACCCCAGGCGCCGACTCGGTGGCCAACTACTACAAGGCGGCGTCCTCGGGCCGCTACACCATCGAGGGCGCGGTGTCCGAGTGGGTGCGCGTGCCCTACAACTCCGCGCGCTACGGCAACAACCTGTGTGGCTCGACCAACTGCTCCAACTCCATATGGCCGCTGGTCAGTGACGCCATCAAGACGTGGACGCAGAACCAGCTCGACTCGGGCAAGACACCGGAAGAGCTCAAGGCCTACCTGGACACGTTCGACGTGTGGGACCGCTACGATTTCGACGGTGACGGCGACTTCAACGAGCCGGATGGCTACATCGACCACTTCCAGCTCGTGCACGCGGGCTCGGGCGAGGAGACGGGCGGCGGCGCGCAGGGCACCAACGCGGTGTGGAGCCACCGCTGGTTCGCGTACAGCACCGGCCTGAGCGCGGACGGCCCGGGTCCCAGCTACAACCCGAACGGCGGCACGCGCTTCGGGACGGGCATCGACAAGTGGGTGGGCGACTACACCATCCAGCCGGAGAACGGCGGCCTGGGAGTGTTCGCGCACGAGTACGGCCACGACCTGGGCCTGCCGGACCATTACGACGGCCAGGCGGACAATGGCACCGGCTTCTGGAGCATCATGTCCAGCGGCTCGTACCTCAACGATGGCACCCAGGACATCGGCTCGCGACCGGGTGACTTCTTCGCCTGGGACAAGCTGCAACTGGGCTGGCTGGACCATGACGAGGCCCGGGCCGGCAAGCGCTCCAACCATAAGTTGGGCCCCGCGGAGGTGACGTCACGCCACGCGGCGCAGGCACTGCTGGTGAACCTGCCGCCCAAGCCCCGGCCCCAGGTGACCACCCCGCCCTTCGCCGGCCGGTACGCCTGGCAGGGCGGCGCGGGCAACAACCTGGACCGCGCGCTGGTGAAGACGCTGAAGCTGCCCTCCAGGACACCCCTCACGCTGTCGCTCCAGACGTGGTTCGACATCGAGGAGGACTGGGACTACGGCTACATCGCCCTCGCCGTGGACGAGGGTGACTTCATCCACCTGCCCAGCGGTGTCAGCCGCACCACGAACCCCAACGGCAACAACCTGGGCAACGGCATCACCGGCCAGTCCAACGGCTGGGTTCCGCTCACGTTCGACCTGAGCGCCTACGCGGGCAGGAAGGTGACGCTGAAGCTGCGCTACAAGACGGACGGCGCGGAGTTCGGCAAGGGCTTCCTGGTGGACGACGTGCGCGTGACGGCCAGGAACAAGACGGTGTTCGCCGACGGCGCGGAGGACGGCGAGGACGCGTGGGACGAGGCGACGTTCTTCCTCAACGACGGCGCGCAGACCTACCGTGACCACTACTATCTGGCCGAGTACCGCCAGTACCGCGGCTACGACGAGGGGCTGTTCACGGGCCCCTACAACTTCGGGTTCTCCGCGGACGGCCTCCCCGACTACGCCGAGCGCTACGCCTACAACCCCGGCCTGCTCATCACGTACTGGGACACGTCGATGTCCGACAACCGCGTGTCGGCGCACCCGGGCGAGGGCCGCATCCTGCCCATCGACGCGCGTCCGCAACCGCTCATCCGTGACGACGGCCGCTACTGGTCCGGCCGCGTGCAGACCCATGACGCGACCTTCGGCCTGGAGCCCAGCTTTCCCCTGTCGCTCAAGCCCAGTGGCCAGCCGCGCATGGACTACCCCTCGCAGCCCGCGGTGCCGGTGTTCAACGACCTGAACACCTTCTGGTACCCCGAGCAGCCCTACGCGGGCGTGAAGGTCCCCCCCACGGGCACCCTCATCGAGGTCCTGCGGGAAAAGGATGACGCGACGGTGATGCGCGTGCGCGTACGTCCGGTGGACTGA